One window of the Chitinophaga niabensis genome contains the following:
- the rpsA gene encoding 30S ribosomal protein S1 translates to MTENNITNEQNAEQQAPAAQEATAGTATQNVPVATAHDDFDWSVDKRNVSSYSKEEKAKYDQTYESTFKVIEENGLLTGLVVGLTKTDVVLNIGFKSDGLISLNEFRDMPNLKIGDDVEVLVVEKEDRDGNLHLSRKQARAQRAWERIVEVYKTGEVVTGTVTSKTKGGLIVDVHGMETFLPGSQIDVKPVTDYDQFVGKTMEFKVVKVNEAIRNAVVSHKALIESDIEQQRVDIISKLEKGQVLEGTIKNITDFGAFIDLGGLDGLLYITDISWGRISHPSEVLQMDQKINVVVLDFDDEKKRISLGYKQLTPHPWDTLPATITEGAKVKGKVVNIEDYGAFLEILPGVEGLVHVSEISWASTPINAKEFFKLGEEYEAVVVTLSKDERKMSLSIKQLTEDPWSTIETKFPLESRHKGIVKNITPYGVFVELETGIGGMIHISDLSWIKRFNHPSEYTKVGSEIEVVILGIDKDNRKLSLGHKQIEEDPWNTFETIFPIGSIHEGTVVKKDDKGATVQLQYGLEAYAPARHLRTEDDKPIAVEDVKEFMIIEFDRNEKRILVSHTKVWEQIKSDEKEAVNKEKRAEAEKTRKSVKNLQAKVEKATLGDLGALAELREKLKQSEGGEEKKGE, encoded by the coding sequence TTGACAGAAAACAACATTACTAACGAACAAAACGCTGAACAACAGGCCCCCGCAGCTCAGGAAGCTACGGCAGGAACAGCGACACAAAATGTACCTGTTGCCACCGCTCACGATGATTTCGACTGGAGCGTGGACAAACGTAACGTATCTTCTTACAGCAAAGAAGAAAAGGCTAAGTACGACCAAACTTACGAGAGCACTTTCAAAGTGATCGAAGAGAATGGTTTGTTAACTGGTCTTGTGGTTGGTTTAACCAAAACTGACGTAGTGCTGAACATCGGCTTCAAATCCGATGGTCTGATCTCCCTGAACGAGTTCCGCGACATGCCGAACCTGAAGATCGGAGACGATGTAGAAGTATTGGTAGTAGAAAAAGAAGACCGGGACGGTAACCTGCACCTGAGCCGCAAACAAGCGCGCGCACAACGTGCATGGGAACGTATCGTTGAGGTTTACAAAACAGGCGAAGTTGTTACTGGTACCGTTACCAGCAAAACCAAAGGTGGCTTGATCGTAGATGTTCACGGTATGGAAACATTCCTGCCAGGTTCTCAGATCGATGTTAAACCGGTTACCGACTACGATCAGTTTGTAGGCAAAACCATGGAATTCAAGGTGGTGAAAGTAAACGAAGCCATCCGCAACGCCGTGGTATCTCACAAAGCCCTGATCGAAAGCGATATCGAGCAACAACGCGTGGATATCATCTCCAAACTGGAAAAAGGCCAGGTGTTGGAAGGTACTATCAAGAATATCACAGACTTCGGTGCTTTCATCGATCTGGGTGGTCTCGATGGTTTACTGTACATCACAGACATCAGCTGGGGACGTATCTCTCACCCAAGCGAAGTACTCCAGATGGATCAGAAGATCAATGTGGTGGTACTGGACTTCGACGACGAGAAGAAACGTATCAGCTTAGGCTACAAACAACTGACCCCGCATCCTTGGGATACATTGCCTGCAACTATCACCGAAGGTGCAAAAGTGAAAGGCAAAGTGGTAAATATCGAAGATTACGGTGCATTCCTTGAAATTCTGCCTGGTGTAGAAGGTCTGGTTCACGTATCCGAAATCTCCTGGGCTTCCACACCAATCAACGCCAAAGAGTTCTTCAAACTGGGCGAAGAGTACGAAGCAGTGGTAGTTACCCTGAGCAAAGACGAGCGTAAAATGAGCCTGTCTATCAAACAACTCACAGAAGATCCATGGTCTACTATAGAAACTAAATTCCCTCTCGAAAGCCGTCACAAAGGTATCGTGAAGAACATCACTCCTTATGGCGTATTCGTTGAGCTGGAAACCGGTATCGGTGGTATGATCCACATCTCTGACCTGAGCTGGATCAAACGCTTCAATCACCCAAGCGAGTACACGAAAGTGGGTAGCGAGATCGAAGTTGTTATCCTCGGCATAGACAAGGACAACCGCAAACTGAGCCTCGGTCACAAACAGATCGAAGAAGATCCATGGAACACTTTCGAAACTATCTTCCCGATTGGTTCTATCCATGAAGGTACCGTAGTGAAGAAAGATGATAAAGGCGCTACCGTACAACTGCAATACGGACTGGAAGCTTACGCTCCTGCACGTCACCTGCGTACGGAAGATGATAAACCAATTGCTGTTGAAGATGTGAAAGAATTCATGATCATTGAATTCGACCGCAACGAAAAACGCATCCTGGTTTCTCACACTAAAGTTTGGGAACAAATTAAATCAGACGAGAAAGAAGCCGTGAACAAAGAAAAACGTGCTGAAGCGGAAAAAACCCGCAAGTCTGTTAAGAACCTCCAGGCTAAAGTGGAAAAAGCTACCCTGGGTGACCTCGGCGCACTCGCTGAACTGAGAGAAAAATTGAAACAATCAGAAGGTGGTGAAGAAAAGAAAGGTGAATAA
- a CDS encoding GH39 family glycosyl hydrolase — MRTLALLLLITQSVFAQQDSVYIHVNTNNSKGPMKPIWAWFGYDEPNYTYMKDGKKLLTEIAKLSKVPVYVRVHSLLVTGDGTAALKWGSTNAYTEDANGNPVYNWTIIDRIFDTYIERGMKPIAQIGFMPQALSSKPEPYRHHWKPGDNYNDIYTGWAYPPTDYKKFATLVYEWVKHSVARYGKAEVESWYWELWNEPDISYWKGTPEEYIKLYDYVADAVKRALPTAKIGGPEVTGPQGRNSTKFFKTFLDHIVNGKNHVTGKKGAPLDVITFHAKGSPKLVNGIVQMNMGTQLRDIDKGFEIIASYPSLKHLPIIIGESDPEGCAACSEEFSPQNAYRNGTMYSSYTASSFARKYDLADERKVNLAGAVTWAFEFEDQPWFAGFRDLATNGVDKPVLNIFRMFGMMQGNRVAVSGKLSYDHQRIKTASVRGDSADINALAAKDKNSATVMVWNYHDNNSPAPAAIVVVKISGLPTAALLQHYRVDQEYSNAYEAWKKMGSPKQPDAAQITALEKAGQLQLLHAPEWIKTKNGEAVVRILLPRQGVSLLKFTW, encoded by the coding sequence ATGAGGACCCTTGCCCTTTTACTGCTTATCACGCAATCAGTATTTGCACAACAGGATTCCGTATACATCCACGTTAATACAAACAATTCAAAAGGGCCCATGAAACCCATCTGGGCATGGTTTGGTTATGATGAACCGAACTATACTTACATGAAAGATGGTAAGAAACTCCTCACAGAAATAGCAAAACTCAGCAAAGTACCCGTATACGTCAGAGTGCACAGCCTGCTGGTAACAGGGGATGGAACAGCTGCCCTGAAATGGGGTTCCACCAATGCCTACACAGAAGATGCTAACGGAAACCCCGTTTACAATTGGACCATCATAGACCGGATCTTCGATACCTATATAGAAAGAGGTATGAAGCCCATCGCACAGATCGGTTTTATGCCGCAGGCCCTTTCCTCAAAACCGGAACCATACCGGCATCACTGGAAACCAGGTGATAACTATAATGATATCTACACAGGCTGGGCCTATCCGCCCACCGATTATAAAAAGTTTGCTACCCTCGTGTATGAATGGGTAAAACATTCTGTAGCACGTTATGGCAAAGCAGAAGTGGAAAGCTGGTACTGGGAGTTATGGAACGAGCCGGACATCAGTTACTGGAAAGGCACACCGGAAGAATACATCAAACTATACGATTACGTAGCAGATGCCGTAAAACGTGCCCTGCCGACAGCAAAGATCGGCGGGCCTGAAGTAACCGGCCCACAGGGCCGCAATTCCACCAAATTCTTTAAAACATTCCTGGACCATATTGTGAACGGCAAAAACCATGTAACAGGTAAAAAAGGAGCCCCGCTGGATGTGATCACATTTCACGCAAAGGGATCGCCGAAATTGGTGAATGGCATAGTGCAGATGAATATGGGTACGCAGTTAAGGGATATAGATAAAGGATTTGAAATAATAGCTTCTTATCCTTCTCTCAAACATCTGCCCATTATTATAGGGGAATCAGACCCCGAAGGCTGTGCCGCCTGCTCTGAAGAGTTCAGTCCGCAGAATGCCTACCGGAACGGGACCATGTATTCCAGTTATACCGCTTCTTCTTTTGCACGTAAATATGATCTCGCCGATGAACGAAAAGTCAACCTGGCCGGTGCCGTCACCTGGGCTTTTGAATTTGAAGACCAGCCATGGTTTGCAGGATTCAGGGACCTGGCCACAAATGGCGTGGACAAACCGGTGTTGAACATCTTCAGGATGTTTGGCATGATGCAGGGAAACAGGGTAGCCGTAAGCGGAAAACTCAGTTATGATCATCAACGGATAAAAACAGCCAGTGTGCGCGGAGATTCTGCTGATATTAACGCACTCGCAGCTAAAGATAAAAACAGCGCAACGGTGATGGTCTGGAATTATCACGATAACAACAGCCCCGCACCAGCTGCAATAGTTGTGGTAAAGATCAGCGGATTACCCACTGCTGCATTATTGCAGCACTACCGGGTGGACCAGGAATACAGTAATGCCTATGAAGCCTGGAAGAAAATGGGTTCTCCAAAACAACCGGATGCAGCGCAGATAACGGCTCTAGAGAAAGCCGGCCAGCTGCAACTGCTGCATGCACCGGAGTGGATTAAAACGAAGAATGGGGAAGCAGTGGTCAGGATCTTATTACCACGGCAAGGCGTTTCATTATTGAAGTTCACCTGGTAA